The Triticum aestivum cultivar Chinese Spring chromosome 7B, IWGSC CS RefSeq v2.1, whole genome shotgun sequence genome window below encodes:
- the LOC123158193 gene encoding uncharacterized protein, whose protein sequence is MDFAKEVVAQAALSEILGRIFSSLLDGLRLPTDRGARDAHRRRLERLLGSIGSMVEEAEGRHINNHQLLGHLKVLTEGMYRARFALEAADLDDAHDADATDDNGNRCRSLALLSPFNRAKRSRITSLIWGAGAGAGDNDGGSMQRLAAASEELEELTRDCTREFAGGQPGQTAWESDGPEYLAGVRRIIGDPREGRSLLVFDDAWPVDASAWRELASTTPGAGDCKLIFTCRDADLARDISTAAEPVVLGKAPMEEYWYYFKAFAFGGGADPRDHPRAAMIGREICERLDRTYLDARVLGGLLGANLGDAPFWRRMLAALARCERRPLHVGVLLELLPVNGRRLQSYGYCRSPPDVTVQDVLGRRASGGSDEDGSMTVHLCRETLYMDHWYSITFKKY, encoded by the exons ATGGACTTCGCCAAGGAAGTTGTCGCTCAGGCGGCGCTGTCCGAGATCCTTGGCCGCATCTTCTCGTCCCTGCTAGACGGCCTCCGCCTGCCGACCGACCGTGGCGCCAGGGACGCGCACCGCCGGCGGCTGGAGCGGTTGCTTGGCAGTATCGGCAGCATGGTCGAGGAGGCGGAGGGGCGTCACATCAACAACCACCAGCTGCTCGGCCACCTCAAGGTCCTCACTGAGGGCATGTACCGCGCCCGCTTCGCCCTCGAGGCGGCCGACCTCGACGACGCCCATGACGCCGACGCGACGGACGACAACGGCAACCGGTGccgctcgctcgcgctgctctcGCCGTTCAACAGGGCGAAGCGCTCCCGCATCACGAGCTTGATCTGGGGAGCTGGCGCTGGCGCCGGGGACAACGACGGTGGGTCGATGCAGAGGTTGGCGGCTGCCAGCGAAGAGCTGGAGGAGCTGACGCGCGACTGCACGAGGGAGTTC GCCGGAGGCCAGCCGGGGCAGACCGCGTGGGAGAGCGACGGGCCGGAGTACCTCGCCGGCGTGCGCCGCATCATCGGCGACCCGCGGGAAGGCCGATCGCTCCTCGTGTTCGACGACGCCTGGCCTGTCGACGCGTCGGCCTGGCGCGAGCTCGCGTCGACCACCCCGGGCGCGGGCGACTGCAAACTCATCTTCACGTGCCGCGACGCCGACCTCGCCCGGGACATCAGCACGgcggcggagccggtggtgctggGCAAGGCCCCGATGGAGGAGTACTGGTACTACTTCAAGGCTTTCGCgttcggcggcggcgcggatcccaGGGACCACCCGCGGGCCGCGATGATCGGCCGGGAGATCTGCGAGCGGCTCGACCGCACGTACCTCGACGCGAGGGTGCTTGGTGGGCTGCTCGGGGCCAACCTCGGCGACGCCCCGTTCTGGCGCCGCATGCTGGCGGCCCTCGCGCGGTGCGAGCGGCGGCCGCTGCACGTCGGCGTCCTGCTCGAGCTCCTGCCCGTGAACGGCAGGCGGCTGCAGTCGTACGGCTACTGCCGGAGCCCGCCGGATGTCACCGTGCAGGACGTGCTCGGCCGGAGGGCCAGCGGCGGCTCCGATGAGGATGGCTCGATGACCGTCCATCTCTGCAGGGAGACGCTGTACATGGATCACTGGTACAGCATCACTTTCAAGAAGTACTAG